One genomic window of Salvelinus alpinus chromosome 17, SLU_Salpinus.1, whole genome shotgun sequence includes the following:
- the LOC139541926 gene encoding 3-phosphoinositide-dependent protein kinase 1-like, with protein MARATSQIYDVVPIQSSVVICSCPHPSMVRNQPDSCSPLAIPGASSSHCTSMEGPTSESRAPGKPASLGAELRAQQAPQPRKKRPEDFKFGKILGEGSFSTVVLARERATAKEYAIKILEKRYIMKENKAQYVKRERDVMSNLDHPFFVKLYFTFQDDEKLYFGLSYAKNGELLKYIRKIGSFDETCTRFYSAEIVCALEYLHEKGIIHRDLKPENILLSEDMHIQITDFGTAKQLSSDGKQARANSFVGTAQYVSPELLTEKSACKSSDLWALGCIIYQLVAGLPPFRAGNEYLIFQKIIKLEYEFPEKFFPKAKDLVEHLLSLDPSKRIGCEDMGGYEPLRGHPFFETISWGDLHVQTPPKLTPYLPAMSEDDEDCYGNYDDLLSQFSSMQVAQSSSSHSLSTPETIPPAPQRSSSNIEQYIHDLDNNSFELDLLFSEEEKQLLLEKQTSRNPWHQFVENNLILKMGPVDKRKGLFARRRQLLLTEGPHLYYVDPVNKVLKGEIPWSPELRPEAKNFKTFFVHTPNRTYYLMDPSGNADKWCKKIQEVWRKIYHKHQNPGL; from the exons ATGGCAAGGGCCACAAGTCAAATT TATGATGTTGTGCCCATTCAATCCAGCGTGGTCATCTGTTCCTGCCCACATCCATCAATGGTAAGAAATCAGCCTGACTCCTGCTCGCCACTTGCCATCCCAGGCGCAAGTAGCAGCCACTGTACCAGCATGGAGGGCCCCACCTCCGAGTCCCGGGCCCCGGGAAAACCTGCCAGCCTGGGCGCCGAGCTCCGGGCACAGCAGGCCCCTCAGCCGCGCAAGAAGAGGCCAGAGGACTTCAAATTCGGCAAGATACTGGGAGAGGGCTCCTTCTCAACC GTTGTCCTTGCAAGAGAACGTGCAACGGCAAAAGAATATGCAA TAAAGATTTTGGAGAAGCGATATATTATGAAGGAGAACAAGGCGCAGTACGTGAAAAGAGAAAGGGATGTGATGTCGAACCTAGATCATCCATTTTTCGTCAAACTGTACTTTACATTTCAAGATGATGAAAAGTTGT ATTTTGGCCTTAGCTATGCTAAGAATGGAGAGCTTTTGAAATATATTCGCAAAATCGGTTCTTTTGATGAGACCTGCACTAGATTCTACTCGGCTGAAATTGTTTGTGCATTAGAATATTTGCACGAGAAGGGGATAATTCACAG AGATCTTAAACCTGAGAATATTTTACTGAGCGAAGACATGCACATCCAAATAACAGACTTTGGAACAGCAAAGCAGTTATCTTCAGATGGCAAACAAG CAAGAGCAAACTCCTTTGTAGGAACTGCACAGTACGTGTCTCCAGAGCTGCTGACAGAGAAATCTGCCTGCAAGAG CTCTGACCTCTGGGCATTGGGATGCATAATTTATCAGCTAGTGGCTGGGCTACCACCCTTCAGAGCTGG AAACGAGTACCTAATATTCCAGAAGATAATCAAGTTGGAGTATGAATTCCCTGAGAAGTTCTTTCCCAAAGCTAAGGATCTCGTTGAACATCTTTTG TCGCTGGACCCCTCCAAGAGAATTGGTTGCGAGGATATGGGAGGGTACGAACCCCTGAGGGGACACCCGTTCTTCGAGACCATCTCTTGGGGAGACCTCCATGTGCAGACGCCCCCCAAGCTCACTCCATACCTGCCAGCCATGTCCGAGGACGACGAGGACTGCTATGGAAAC TACGATGACCTCCTGAGCCAGTTTAGCAGCATGCAGGTGGCCCAGTCCAGCTCGTCCCACTCGCTCTCCACGCCTGAGACCATTCCCCCAGCGCCACAGAGGTCCAGCAGCAACATCGAGCAGTACATCCATGACCTGGACAACAACTCGTTTGAGCTGGACTTGCTGTTCTCTGAGGAGGAGAAGCagctgctgctggaaaaacagaCCAGTAGGAACCCCTG GCACCAGTTTGTTGAGAATAATTTGATCCTGAAAATGGGCCCAGTGGATAAACGGAAG GGTCTGTTTGCTCGGCGGAGGCAGCTGCTCCTTACTGAAGGGCCACACCTGTACTACGTGGACCCTGTCAACAAGGTCCTGAAGGGGGAGATCCCCTGGTCCCCCGAGCTGCGCCCAGAGGCCAAGAACTTTAAGACCTTCTTTGTCCACACG CCCAATCGAACATACTATCTGATGGATCCCAGTGGAAACGCTGACAAGTGGTGTAAGAAGATCCAGGAAGTGTGGAGAAAGATCTACCACAAGCACCAGAATCCTGGCCTATAG